In Thermoanaerobaculia bacterium, the genomic stretch TGGCAAAGGCCGCGTAAACCGCCGTGAGGTTGGCTCTTCTCCGTGGATCATCAATGGAGGAGCGAAGAACGAGATACGCAGCATAGACAAAGAGGAGGATCGTAATTGAGGTTTCCCGCGGATCCCAGTTCCAGTAGGAACCCCACATGATCTTTGCAAAAATCGCTCCCGTCACGGTGGCCAGAATGGAATAGAAAAAACCCTGCCGAGCGGCTACGGAACTTTTCAAGTCGGATTCATCCTGTCCGGTTCGAAGATATTGCACGGCATGAAAGGCTGCGACCAGAAAGGAAAGTACTGCAACCCAGGCCATGGGCACGTGAAAAAAGACGATCCTGGAAGATTCACCTATGAAACCCTCCGCCACCGGGGCAAAGAGAAATGCCATGAAACATATGGCCAGAATCCAGAGAAAGACGAGTATGTTCATTCGATCCACACCTTTTCAAAGAGAATGAGAGAGAGAACAAACATGGCACCGGCGAACGAACCGATCACGCTGATCGAGCGCAGGAATTCCATGGATGAGATGCCGGTGGCGGCCTTGCTCGTGCCCTCAATGGCCACGAGCAGGAG encodes the following:
- the ccsA gene encoding cytochrome c biogenesis protein CcsA, whose translation is MNILVFLWILAICFMAFLFAPVAEGFIGESSRIVFFHVPMAWVAVLSFLVAAFHAVQYLRTGQDESDLKSSVAARQGFFYSILATVTGAIFAKIMWGSYWNWDPRETSITILLFVYAAYLVLRSSIDDPRRRANLTAVYAAFAIVPAIFLTFVIPRMYTSLHPDTLINVEAKIKMQGRILGTFLFSLGGFTLFYVWLYRLECRIQRLISVKEGSHE